One Megamonas hypermegale genomic window carries:
- a CDS encoding L-lactate MFS transporter: MKNRWLIALSAVGIHICIGSVYAWSVLTKPIMEQMGFSLQETTWTFSLAILFLGLSAGFLGTFVEKHGPRVSGLTATTFFGIGMFGTALALYLHNLVLLYICYGVIGGIGLGIGYITPVSTLVKYFPEKRGFATGLAIMGFGFASLVAGPLMQLLTANFGLVTNFIILGCAYVVIMSASSLYLAPPPKQPTKLNTAKLSTITKAPTVIRQYTVGEATRDWKFYALWWVFFTNITCGIGLLAVASPMAQEVVKMSPLAAASMVGVIGLINGFGRIAWSTISDYLGRRNTYVLFFLIEIFAFYALANTTEAFLFQVLVLIIVSCYGGGFSCMPAYLSDLFGTKQLSAIHGRILTAWGMAGIAGPLLLSFIRETTQSYALCLYVFSGLFIISLIIAIILKVKTSRKEKLISNNMMA, translated from the coding sequence ATGAAAAACAGATGGCTTATCGCTTTATCAGCTGTAGGAATTCATATTTGTATTGGCAGTGTATACGCTTGGAGCGTACTTACAAAGCCAATTATGGAACAAATGGGATTTAGCTTACAGGAAACGACATGGACTTTTTCTTTAGCTATTTTATTTTTAGGTCTTTCTGCTGGATTTTTAGGAACTTTTGTTGAAAAACACGGCCCACGTGTAAGTGGTCTTACTGCGACTACATTTTTTGGTATTGGTATGTTCGGTACAGCATTAGCACTTTATTTGCATAATTTAGTTTTGCTTTATATTTGTTATGGTGTAATTGGTGGTATTGGTCTTGGTATAGGTTATATAACACCAGTATCTACACTCGTTAAATATTTTCCAGAAAAACGTGGTTTTGCAACTGGTCTTGCTATAATGGGATTTGGTTTTGCAAGTCTTGTTGCTGGTCCTTTGATGCAACTACTCACTGCTAATTTCGGACTCGTTACTAATTTCATCATTTTAGGCTGTGCATACGTTGTGATTATGAGTGCTTCTTCTCTTTATTTAGCACCACCACCAAAACAGCCAACTAAATTAAATACAGCAAAATTATCAACAATAACTAAAGCTCCTACTGTTATTAGACAGTATACTGTTGGTGAAGCTACAAGAGATTGGAAATTCTATGCACTTTGGTGGGTTTTCTTCACAAATATCACTTGTGGTATCGGTCTTTTAGCTGTTGCTTCTCCAATGGCTCAAGAAGTTGTAAAAATGAGCCCACTTGCAGCAGCTTCTATGGTTGGTGTAATCGGTTTAATAAACGGTTTTGGTCGCATTGCTTGGTCAACTATATCTGATTATTTAGGACGCAGAAACACTTATGTATTATTTTTCTTAATTGAAATTTTTGCTTTTTACGCATTGGCAAATACAACAGAAGCGTTTTTATTCCAGGTACTTGTATTGATTATAGTATCTTGCTATGGTGGCGGTTTCTCTTGTATGCCTGCATATTTAAGCGATTTATTTGGTACAAAACAGCTCAGTGCAATTCATGGCAGAATTTTAACTGCTTGGGGCATGGCTGGTATCGCAGGTCCTTTATTATTATCTTTTATCCGTGAAACAACACAGAGCTATGCGCTTTGCTTATATGTATTTTCTGGATTGTTCATCATAAGCTTAATCATTGCAATTATTTTGAAGGTAAAAACATCACGTAAAGAAAAATTGATTTCTAATAATATGATGGCATAA
- a CDS encoding 6-carboxyhexanoate--CoA ligase, with protein MLYSIRMRSAKGGAHEYGGHHISGAERLITKQDLQKITETLIKRALNHEKGRADFIRLTIEEVKPKDIITIPMLKMETYNAIDVNDGHKNACDFLANAGISKMAIDNAMSSLLSLKENMRGAILIDVTTGKRLDNTGMRGIRVSRMDFKDTLQAKKHFDELGYTDNHVQEALVLASKVLSAPNVIGELCWSDDPNYIIGYVSANNIYHRITKMKPLHSSQGGRVFFVKTPVDITALQNYLERQPVLVDINL; from the coding sequence ATGCTCTACAGTATCCGCATGCGTTCAGCTAAAGGTGGTGCTCATGAATATGGTGGTCATCATATTTCAGGAGCTGAACGTTTAATCACTAAACAAGACTTACAAAAAATCACTGAAACATTAATTAAGCGAGCACTAAATCATGAAAAAGGTAGAGCAGATTTTATCCGTCTTACCATTGAAGAAGTAAAGCCTAAAGATATCATAACTATTCCTATGCTTAAAATGGAAACATATAATGCTATTGATGTAAATGATGGACATAAAAATGCTTGTGATTTTTTAGCCAATGCAGGTATTTCTAAAATGGCAATAGATAATGCTATGTCTTCTTTATTATCCCTAAAAGAAAATATGCGTGGTGCTATTTTAATTGATGTTACTACTGGAAAACGCTTGGATAATACAGGCATGAGAGGAATTCGCGTTAGTCGTATGGACTTTAAAGATACATTACAAGCTAAAAAACATTTTGATGAATTGGGATATACAGATAACCATGTTCAAGAAGCCCTTGTCTTGGCAAGTAAAGTATTATCTGCGCCTAATGTCATAGGCGAATTGTGTTGGTCCGATGACCCTAACTATATCATCGGTTATGTATCTGCTAATAATATTTATCACCGCATTACTAAAATGAAACCACTACATAGTAGTCAAGGCGGTAGAGTATTTTTTGTAAAAACACCTGTAGATATCACAGCTTTGCAAAATTATCTTGAAAGACAACCCGTACTTGTAGATATTAATTTATAA
- the bioF gene encoding 8-amino-7-oxononanoate synthase: MQDNLNKYLTEIEFLHQQQLYRKPITYIPISATKVIKDDEEYLMMASNNYLGLTHHPEVKKAAINAIEKYGTGSGGSRLISGSHILFSKLEQALAEFKSTEKALVFNTGYVANVGTISALTSSNDYIISDELNHASIIDGCRLSKAKTLIYAHKNMADLENILKKLPYSNTKLIVTDSVFSMDGDIASLDEIAYLAHKYNALTMVDDAHATGVLGKGHGSVEHFHLQGKIDIQLGTLSKALASEGGFVAGKKILIEYLINKARSYIFSTALTPADIASSLAALSLITNDNSLVDKLYDNISYVQDLLQQNNINMKLMTPIVPIIVHSNEKALQIAKKLYEKHIILSAIRPPTVPQNQSRLRLTISASHTKNDLKFVITELAKLLF, translated from the coding sequence ATGCAAGATAATTTAAATAAATATTTAACTGAAATAGAATTTTTGCATCAACAGCAATTATATCGCAAGCCTATAACGTATATTCCAATTTCTGCCACTAAAGTCATAAAAGATGATGAAGAATATTTAATGATGGCTTCAAATAATTATTTAGGACTTACACATCATCCAGAGGTGAAAAAAGCGGCTATCAATGCCATTGAAAAATACGGCACAGGTTCTGGTGGTTCTCGCTTGATATCTGGTTCACATATTTTATTTTCAAAATTAGAACAAGCACTTGCTGAATTTAAATCTACAGAAAAAGCATTAGTCTTTAATACTGGATATGTGGCTAATGTTGGAACTATCAGTGCATTAACTAGTTCTAATGATTACATTATAAGTGATGAATTAAATCATGCAAGTATAATTGATGGTTGTCGTCTTAGCAAAGCCAAAACTTTAATTTATGCTCATAAAAATATGGCAGATTTGGAAAATATATTAAAAAAATTGCCGTATTCTAATACGAAATTAATCGTTACAGATAGCGTATTTAGCATGGATGGTGATATTGCATCTTTGGATGAAATCGCATATTTAGCGCATAAATACAATGCTTTAACTATGGTTGATGATGCACATGCCACAGGTGTTTTGGGCAAAGGTCATGGTAGTGTAGAACATTTTCATTTGCAAGGAAAGATAGACATTCAATTAGGCACTTTGAGTAAGGCATTAGCTTCAGAAGGTGGCTTTGTCGCTGGCAAGAAAATTTTAATTGAATATCTCATCAATAAAGCTCGCAGCTATATTTTTTCCACTGCACTGACACCAGCAGATATAGCAAGTAGTCTTGCAGCATTATCCTTAATCACTAACGATAATAGTTTAGTTGATAAATTATATGATAATATTTCTTATGTACAAGATTTATTGCAGCAAAATAATATAAATATGAAATTGATGACACCTATTGTGCCTATTATTGTTCATAGTAATGAAAAAGCGTTGCAAATAGCTAAAAAACTCTATGAAAAACATATTATTTTATCGGCTATTCGCCCGCCTACAGTCCCACAAAATCAAAGTAGATTGCGTTTAACGATATCAGCTAGTCATACGAAAAATGATTTAAAATTTGTCATTACAGAATTAGCTAAACTTCTTTTTTAA
- a CDS encoding Rpn family recombination-promoting nuclease/putative transposase, with protein MENFNRLNDLYFKKLLGDKKRKNLTLSFLNGILNKDDKNCFTDITFLDKDNEPLTLDGKLSKLDIRADLNDGTQVDIEVQVCPFKLMAERSLYYWSKMYSEQLEKGAEYKKLKKAIAINLLAFDYLEDEQDWHNIYNLLNAKSHKKLTDHIEIHFLELPKFTLKDMRKIRTSEAWIAYFSGKYSKEELEEIAMTTPAIKEAVEFEDTFLQDKIERRAYEQREKAIRDYYSYMSAFKEEGLQQGLQEGIQQGLYQQAIQTAKNMLKDKVDIKLISKYTNLSIEEINKIKVE; from the coding sequence ATGGAAAATTTTAATAGATTGAATGACTTATACTTCAAAAAGCTTCTAGGAGATAAAAAAAGAAAGAATTTAACACTTAGTTTTCTAAATGGGATTTTAAATAAAGATGATAAAAATTGTTTTACGGATATAACTTTTTTAGATAAAGATAATGAACCATTAACATTAGATGGCAAACTATCTAAGTTGGATATTAGGGCAGACTTAAACGATGGTACACAAGTAGACATTGAGGTACAAGTTTGTCCGTTTAAATTAATGGCAGAGCGGTCATTATATTATTGGTCAAAGATGTATTCAGAGCAATTAGAAAAAGGTGCTGAATATAAAAAGTTGAAGAAAGCTATAGCTATAAATCTATTAGCATTTGATTATTTAGAAGATGAGCAAGACTGGCATAACATCTATAATCTATTAAATGCGAAATCTCATAAAAAACTTACAGACCATATAGAGATACATTTTCTAGAATTGCCTAAATTTACTTTAAAGGATATGAGAAAAATAAGAACATCTGAAGCATGGATTGCTTATTTTTCAGGAAAATATAGTAAAGAAGAATTGGAGGAAATAGCGATGACAACTCCAGCAATTAAAGAAGCAGTAGAATTTGAAGATACATTTCTACAGGATAAAATAGAACGTAGAGCATACGAACAAAGAGAAAAAGCAATAAGAGATTATTATTCATATATGAGTGCATTTAAAGAAGAAGGATTACAGCAGGGTTTACAAGAAGGAATACAACAAGGTTTATATCAACAAGCTATACAAACTGCAAAAAATATGCTAAAAGATAAAGTAGATATAAAGCTTATTTCTAAATATACTAATTTAAGTATAGAAGAAATAAACAAAATAAAAGTAGAATAG
- a CDS encoding glycosyltransferase family 2 protein, with the protein MLILDWIMVPIQVIIFLFTVYYFLIGINGLWRRKEKKILTPQKTFAVIVAAHNESAVIGQLVDNLRELDYPKELYDIFVIADNCSDDTAQIAKNCGAIVCERFNDKEKGKGFALEWMFAKLFEMPRQYDAVAIFDADNLVDKRFLLEMNNRLCKGDKLIQGYLDSKNPYDTWVSGTFSIAFWVIDHIWHLAKTNIGLSSVLGGTGMCITTDVLKRHGWGATCLTEDMEFTMKSLVEGIKTTWAHDAIVYDEKPLTFKQSWNQRKRWAQGQFDVAHRFIPKMLKEGIRRHDIRILDGCLHLLQPHFLLISTFYVILSYVQMGTGYPLFTNIYQFIPSNLLTVITMGQYILPIIILAKIRVKWKAWFYLILYPIFIYSWIPIVFLGFLHRNDHEWSHTKHTRAVSYDELTR; encoded by the coding sequence ATGCTTATTCTCGACTGGATTATGGTGCCGATACAGGTAATAATTTTTCTATTTACCGTCTATTATTTTTTAATAGGTATAAATGGTTTATGGCGCCGCAAAGAAAAGAAAATATTAACACCGCAAAAAACTTTTGCTGTAATTGTAGCGGCACATAACGAATCGGCAGTAATTGGACAACTTGTAGATAATCTTAGAGAGTTAGATTATCCAAAAGAATTATATGATATCTTTGTTATCGCAGATAATTGTAGTGATGATACAGCTCAAATCGCTAAAAATTGCGGAGCAATAGTCTGTGAACGTTTTAATGATAAAGAAAAAGGTAAAGGGTTTGCTTTAGAATGGATGTTTGCTAAATTATTCGAAATGCCTCGCCAATATGATGCAGTTGCCATCTTTGATGCGGATAACTTAGTAGATAAACGTTTCTTGTTAGAAATGAACAATCGTCTTTGCAAAGGCGATAAACTCATTCAAGGATACCTCGATTCTAAAAACCCTTATGATACTTGGGTATCAGGTACATTCTCCATTGCTTTCTGGGTTATTGACCATATCTGGCATTTAGCTAAAACAAATATCGGTCTTTCCTCCGTACTCGGTGGTACTGGTATGTGTATCACAACCGATGTACTAAAAAGACACGGTTGGGGTGCTACTTGTCTTACAGAAGATATGGAATTTACCATGAAATCCTTAGTAGAAGGCATTAAAACTACATGGGCACATGATGCCATTGTTTACGATGAAAAACCATTGACTTTTAAACAGTCTTGGAACCAACGTAAACGCTGGGCACAAGGTCAATTTGATGTAGCACATCGCTTCATTCCAAAAATGCTCAAAGAAGGTATTCGCCGTCACGATATCAGAATTTTAGATGGCTGCTTACATCTCCTTCAACCGCATTTTCTACTTATATCCACATTCTACGTTATCTTATCCTACGTACAAATGGGAACAGGTTATCCACTGTTTACTAATATTTACCAATTCATACCGTCCAATTTGCTTACAGTAATCACTATGGGACAGTATATTTTACCAATAATCATACTTGCTAAAATCCGTGTTAAATGGAAAGCATGGTTTTATTTAATATTATATCCAATCTTTATTTACAGCTGGATACCAATTGTATTCTTAGGTTTTCTACACCGCAATGACCATGAATGGTCTCATACAAAACATACACGTGCAGTTAGTTATGATGAATTGACACGTTAA
- the pssA gene encoding CDP-diacylglycerol--serine O-phosphatidyltransferase: protein MNYRVIIPNMFTSANLVFGMCSIISTYSGNLTFGAVFILLALFADGLDGRTARFFGVSSEMGKEMDSLCDCVSFGAAPGFLAYAFVLHNFGLIGWISVIIYAVCGMWRLARFNVNASVIHGYFMGVPIPAGGCLIATWILFSTAMNITPQIQLETLGYGLPILILIDGYLLVSTFKYPDFKGKGEKISKLALIIVAIFAICVLYFGRDAIGYAILFDIFISYALLGILNTLFTFFGRN, encoded by the coding sequence ATGAATTATAGAGTGATTATACCAAATATGTTCACATCAGCAAATTTGGTATTTGGTATGTGTTCAATTATTTCCACTTACAGTGGAAATCTAACTTTTGGAGCGGTGTTTATTCTATTAGCGCTATTTGCAGACGGCTTAGATGGACGAACAGCTCGTTTTTTTGGTGTAAGTAGTGAAATGGGTAAAGAAATGGATTCACTTTGTGACTGCGTTTCTTTTGGCGCCGCTCCAGGATTTTTGGCATATGCCTTTGTTTTGCATAATTTTGGACTTATTGGTTGGATTAGTGTAATTATTTATGCCGTATGCGGTATGTGGCGTTTAGCTCGCTTTAATGTAAATGCCTCTGTTATTCATGGCTATTTCATGGGAGTACCTATTCCAGCAGGTGGATGTTTAATTGCTACATGGATACTTTTCTCCACAGCAATGAATATCACACCACAAATTCAACTAGAAACTTTAGGTTATGGTTTACCAATACTAATTTTAATAGATGGATACTTACTTGTTAGTACTTTCAAATATCCTGATTTTAAAGGTAAAGGCGAAAAAATCAGCAAACTGGCTTTAATTATTGTGGCTATATTTGCCATTTGTGTATTATATTTTGGTCGTGATGCCATTGGCTACGCAATATTATTTGATATTTTCATTTCTTATGCGTTGCTTGGTATTTTAAATACCTTATTTACTTTCTTCGGCCGTAATTAA
- a CDS encoding phosphatidylserine decarboxylase family protein codes for MLRLPIVKEGFPFIGIGLIVTFLLGYFVHPVIAAFPAVLTAFFTYFFRNPRRNIPQEKNVLVSPADGTVMEISDVDNDDFIKAPARKVVIFLSVFNVHVNRSPMAGEIKCQQYSCGKFDPAYKKDVGFENERHMIGIENGNLRITVTQIAGILARRIVSWVTLNDGLTKGELYGMIKFGSCTEVVVPKNVELLVKKGDKVIGGETIIGRIKN; via the coding sequence GTGTTAAGATTGCCCATTGTTAAAGAAGGGTTTCCTTTTATTGGGATAGGTTTAATAGTTACCTTTCTTTTGGGTTATTTTGTGCATCCTGTAATTGCTGCTTTCCCAGCAGTATTAACGGCGTTTTTTACGTATTTCTTCCGCAATCCACGCCGCAATATTCCGCAGGAAAAAAATGTTTTAGTATCTCCTGCTGATGGAACTGTAATGGAAATTTCTGATGTAGACAATGATGATTTTATCAAAGCACCGGCTCGCAAAGTTGTAATATTTTTATCAGTATTCAATGTACATGTAAATCGCAGTCCGATGGCAGGTGAAATAAAATGTCAGCAATATAGTTGCGGCAAATTTGACCCTGCATATAAAAAAGATGTAGGCTTTGAAAATGAACGCCATATGATTGGCATTGAAAATGGAAATTTACGTATTACTGTAACTCAAATTGCAGGTATATTGGCACGCAGAATTGTTTCTTGGGTTACACTCAATGATGGTCTAACAAAAGGTGAACTATATGGTATGATAAAATTTGGTTCATGTACGGAAGTTGTCGTGCCGAAAAATGTAGAACTACTGGTGAAAAAAGGTGATAAAGTCATCGGTGGGGAAACAATTATCGGGAGGATTAAAAATTAA
- a CDS encoding WecB/TagA/CpsF family glycosyltransferase, whose amino-acid sequence MVFISLLWKGRIFLNFRKVNILGVEVSSLTMQEAVSTAEAFMDSKTPHLIATANAEMIMNATHDEELKNILNTADLVVPDGAGTVWASNYLGVDMPERVAGFDLVQNLFANAPAKKRRIFFFGSAPGVAEKAKAKAEKDFPGINIVGVRNGYFSQKDEAEIIEQIKQAKPDLLLAALGVPKQEKWLNTHMKELGCPLSIGVGGTFDVMAGVMKRAPLWMQKAKLEWLFRGMLQPKRIGRLMALPRFVMAVKSYKKMTDKKAVNG is encoded by the coding sequence ATGGTTTTTATATCTTTATTATGGAAGGGAAGAATTTTCTTGAATTTTCGTAAGGTCAATATTTTAGGCGTTGAAGTGTCTTCTTTGACTATGCAAGAAGCAGTTTCTACAGCCGAAGCATTTATGGACAGCAAGACACCGCATTTAATTGCCACGGCTAATGCCGAAATGATTATGAATGCTACACATGACGAAGAATTAAAAAATATTTTAAATACAGCAGATTTAGTAGTACCAGATGGTGCTGGAACAGTTTGGGCTTCAAATTACCTCGGAGTCGATATGCCAGAACGCGTTGCTGGATTTGATTTAGTGCAAAATCTCTTTGCTAATGCTCCAGCTAAAAAAAGAAGGATTTTCTTCTTCGGTTCAGCACCTGGCGTAGCTGAAAAAGCAAAAGCCAAAGCAGAAAAAGATTTCCCAGGAATTAATATCGTCGGTGTGCGAAATGGTTATTTTAGCCAAAAAGATGAAGCTGAAATCATTGAACAAATAAAACAAGCAAAACCAGATTTACTTTTGGCTGCACTCGGCGTACCAAAACAAGAAAAATGGCTCAATACTCATATGAAAGAACTTGGTTGCCCTTTATCCATTGGTGTAGGTGGCACATTTGATGTTATGGCAGGGGTGATGAAACGAGCACCGCTATGGATGCAAAAAGCAAAACTTGAATGGCTTTTCCGCGGTATGCTTCAACCGAAACGTATCGGCAGATTAATGGCACTTCCTCGTTTTGTCATGGCGGTAAAATCATATAAAAAAATGACTGATAAAAAAGCTGTAAATGGGTAG
- the obgE gene encoding GTPase ObgE has translation MQFIDRTKIIVKAGDGGHGKSAFRREKFVPKGGPSGGDGGRGADVILKVERNMNTLLDFRYHRKFVGKNGGNGDIKNQYGKNAPHCIIKVPAGTLVKDAETGEVLADLVHEGDEAVVAKGGRGGRGNAKFATSANRAPTFAELGEPGEGRTLLLELKLLADVGLVGYPSVGKSSIIASVSAARPEIADYHFTTITPVLGVVSLGDTQNFVMADIPGLIEGASEGIGLGHDFLRHIERTKVIIHVLDASGIEGRDPVEDFYKINKELELYSSKLAKRRQVIAANKIDLPQSEENLKRIEEMAQKEGLKVFPVSAATKEGLNDLMRYVYQMLQEYVEEPEEENPEKVYTAEEDNADEITIKRDMSGNGFIISGKSLEKLVAMTNFGNDEAIRRFQYIWRLKGIDEKLREKGIKEGDSVFIGEMEFEYKN, from the coding sequence ATGCAATTTATTGACAGAACAAAAATTATTGTAAAAGCTGGCGATGGCGGACACGGAAAATCTGCTTTTCGTCGTGAAAAATTTGTACCAAAAGGTGGCCCAAGTGGCGGTGATGGTGGCCGTGGTGCAGATGTTATTTTAAAAGTAGAACGCAATATGAATACATTATTAGATTTTCGTTATCATCGTAAATTCGTAGGTAAAAATGGTGGTAATGGCGATATTAAAAATCAGTACGGCAAAAATGCACCACATTGCATCATAAAAGTTCCAGCAGGTACTCTCGTTAAAGATGCTGAAACAGGTGAAGTATTGGCTGACCTCGTGCATGAAGGTGATGAAGCTGTTGTAGCTAAAGGCGGTCGTGGTGGACGTGGTAATGCTAAATTTGCTACAAGTGCAAATCGTGCACCAACTTTTGCTGAACTCGGTGAACCAGGTGAAGGTCGCACATTATTATTAGAATTAAAATTATTGGCTGATGTCGGTCTTGTCGGTTATCCTAGTGTAGGTAAATCCAGTATCATTGCGAGTGTTTCAGCAGCTCGCCCTGAAATTGCAGATTATCACTTCACTACAATAACACCAGTTTTAGGCGTGGTAAGCCTTGGCGATACACAAAACTTTGTCATGGCAGATATTCCAGGTCTTATTGAAGGGGCTTCAGAAGGTATCGGTTTAGGTCATGATTTCTTGCGCCATATTGAACGTACAAAAGTCATTATTCATGTGCTCGACGCTTCTGGCATTGAAGGCCGTGACCCAGTAGAAGATTTTTATAAAATCAACAAGGAATTAGAACTTTATAGCTCTAAACTTGCAAAACGTCGCCAAGTAATTGCAGCAAATAAAATAGATTTACCACAATCTGAAGAAAATTTAAAACGCATTGAAGAAATGGCACAAAAAGAAGGGTTAAAAGTATTCCCTGTTTCTGCTGCTACTAAAGAAGGTTTAAACGATTTAATGCGTTATGTTTATCAGATGCTTCAAGAATATGTGGAAGAACCAGAAGAAGAAAATCCAGAAAAAGTTTATACAGCTGAAGAAGATAATGCTGATGAAATCACAATCAAACGTGATATGTCTGGTAATGGCTTCATTATTTCTGGTAAATCTTTGGAAAAACTCGTTGCAATGACAAACTTTGGTAATGATGAAGCAATTCGCCGTTTCCAATATATTTGGAGACTTAAAGGCATTGATGAAAAACTGCGTGAAAAAGGTATTAAAGAGGGCGATAGTGTATTCATCGGTGAAATGGAATTTGAATATAAAAATTAA
- the yhbY gene encoding ribosome assembly RNA-binding protein YhbY: protein MIKNSLTGKQKRYLRSLGMTLEPVVPIGKDGVTPAVVNSADEAVEKRELIKVRVLQNCPEDVEMAVFTLAERTNCDIVQIIGRNGLLWRRNFKKPKIEFPK, encoded by the coding sequence TTGATAAAGAATTCACTTACAGGTAAACAAAAAAGATATTTACGTTCTTTAGGTATGACACTTGAACCAGTTGTACCAATCGGCAAAGATGGCGTTACTCCAGCTGTAGTAAATAGCGCTGATGAAGCTGTAGAAAAACGTGAACTTATAAAAGTTCGTGTATTACAAAATTGCCCTGAAGATGTTGAAATGGCAGTTTTCACTTTAGCTGAACGCACAAATTGCGATATCGTTCAGATTATCGGACGTAATGGTCTTTTATGGCGTCGTAATTTTAAAAAGCCAAAAATCGAATTTCCAAAATAA